The Streptomyces sp. NBC_00344 genome includes a window with the following:
- a CDS encoding ABC transporter substrate-binding protein — MIDWFREFFWYTALRRIVTSVVVLVLLAAAGVAGYALYTPDLHCAKGVDRPEKGAECIGVNGEGYDFGMPALTDVARAIQRENKRVAGTKYATVALLLPLTTADGSMQDKVLHDVQGAFLEQYRANEDPTDGRLPKIRLVLANSGTGNAHADDVVRRLERMTGDPDRLRAVSGVATSDRATKAAVRELTGHHIPVVGSTISADDLANGPGNPFPGLARVSPTNTDEAAALAGYSAVAPEKAVLVYDDGTDDNYITTLKKAFVRMLKGTPNDSQSFTSPADRSQEGDTAVPLAKIAALVCDDMRSTDTVYFAGRHTQLRQFVNQLGRLRCNDRPMTVITGDEGSYLSRDTKLDRSAFDSRNGKSTVTVRYAALAHPDAWQAVKARSGGKDVHPPATGGDETTFKPFHDLIVKAAGSKVGPIGAADGKPLTDGQAIVAYDAMATAVQGIRTAADGKLPTLSQVGSQWRYVQGRTHRVNGVSGWICLDKYGNPYDKAVPIVKLGKDGSPVFVKIAWPTKKLPDQDCLTHTDS; from the coding sequence GTGATCGACTGGTTCCGTGAATTCTTCTGGTACACCGCGCTGCGCAGGATCGTGACCTCGGTGGTGGTGCTGGTTCTGCTCGCCGCGGCGGGCGTGGCCGGGTATGCGCTCTACACCCCGGATCTGCACTGCGCCAAGGGGGTCGACCGTCCTGAGAAGGGCGCCGAGTGCATCGGCGTCAACGGTGAGGGGTACGACTTCGGGATGCCCGCGCTGACCGATGTGGCGCGAGCCATCCAGCGCGAGAACAAGCGGGTCGCCGGGACGAAGTACGCGACGGTCGCTCTGCTGCTGCCACTGACCACGGCCGACGGTTCCATGCAGGACAAGGTGCTGCACGATGTGCAGGGAGCCTTCCTGGAGCAGTACCGGGCCAATGAGGATCCCACCGACGGCCGGCTGCCGAAGATACGTCTGGTGCTCGCCAACAGCGGCACGGGCAACGCACACGCCGACGACGTGGTCCGCCGGCTCGAGCGGATGACCGGCGATCCCGACCGGCTGCGCGCGGTCTCCGGTGTGGCCACCAGCGACAGGGCCACCAAGGCCGCGGTGAGGGAGCTGACAGGTCACCACATCCCGGTGGTGGGCTCCACGATCAGCGCCGATGACCTCGCGAACGGCCCGGGCAATCCGTTCCCCGGTCTCGCGCGGGTTTCTCCGACCAACACCGACGAGGCCGCCGCGCTGGCCGGTTACTCCGCGGTCGCCCCCGAGAAGGCCGTCCTGGTGTACGACGACGGCACCGACGACAACTACATCACCACCCTCAAGAAGGCCTTCGTCCGGATGCTGAAGGGCACCCCCAACGACTCGCAGTCCTTCACCTCGCCCGCCGACCGTTCCCAGGAGGGTGACACCGCGGTCCCCCTCGCGAAGATCGCCGCTCTGGTCTGCGACGACATGCGGAGCACCGACACGGTCTACTTCGCCGGACGGCACACCCAGCTCAGGCAGTTCGTGAACCAGCTGGGCAGGCTGAGGTGCAACGACCGGCCGATGACCGTCATCACCGGGGACGAGGGCTCCTATCTGAGCCGCGACACAAAGCTGGACAGGTCCGCGTTCGACAGCAGGAACGGAAAGAGCACGGTCACCGTCCGGTACGCCGCTCTCGCACACCCCGACGCCTGGCAGGCCGTGAAGGCACGGAGCGGCGGCAAGGACGTCCATCCCCCGGCGACCGGCGGGGACGAGACCACCTTCAAGCCCTTCCACGACCTGATCGTCAAGGCCGCGGGCTCCAAGGTCGGGCCCATCGGAGCGGCGGACGGCAAGCCGCTCACGGACGGGCAGGCGATCGTGGCGTACGACGCCATGGCGACCGCCGTGCAGGGCATCAGGACAGCGGCCGACGGGAAGCTTCCGACGCTCTCCCAGGTGGGCTCCCAGTGGCGTTACGTCCAGGGCAGGACCCACCGGGTGAACGGTGTGAGCGGATGGATCTGCCTGGACAAGTACGGGAATCCGTACGACAAGGCCGTGCCGATAGTGAAGCTCGGCAAGGACGGCTCCCCGGTCTTCGTGAAGATCGCCTGGCCGACGAAGAAGCTGCCGGATCAGGACTGCCTGACGCACACCGACTCGTAG
- a CDS encoding MerR family transcriptional regulator — MTAESSLGRLDDDDYPAYTMGRAAEIIGTTPAFLRAIGEARLITPLRSGGGHRRYSRYQLKIAARARELVDQGTPVDAACRIVILEDQLEEALRINEELRRPSADSRDGADA; from the coding sequence ATGACCGCAGAAAGCTCCCTCGGTCGTCTCGACGACGACGACTACCCCGCCTACACGATGGGCCGTGCCGCGGAAATAATCGGCACCACCCCCGCCTTCCTGCGGGCCATCGGCGAGGCCCGCCTCATCACCCCGCTGCGCTCGGGGGGCGGACACCGCCGCTATTCGCGTTACCAGCTGAAGATCGCCGCTCGCGCCCGCGAGCTCGTCGACCAGGGCACGCCCGTCGACGCCGCGTGCCGCATTGTCATCCTTGAGGATCAGCTCGAAGAAGCCCTGCGCATCAACGAAGAGCTGCGCCGCCCCAGCGCCGATTCCCGCGACGGGGCCGACGCCTGA
- the ccsB gene encoding c-type cytochrome biogenesis protein CcsB: protein MNLAAATNENLAHISNVLVYSSMAVYTLAFFAHIAEWTFGARSKVGRTAAALTSTVAAAPAPVVQVRKQGGGTGVLDRPKIITRSAVGSRDVPDGPGAAGGTEKGDLYGRMAISLTVLGFLIEAGGVVARATSVQRAPWGNMYEFSLTFSTVAVAAYLILLVLGKNVRWIGLALVTTVLLDLGVATTVLYTKSDQLVPALHSYWLWIHVSTAIICGAMFYMGAVGTLLYLFRDNYEAKLARGEEPGAFAESVLSRLPSAASLDKFSYRINAAVFPLWTFTIIAGAIWAGDAWGRYWGWDPKETWSFITWVVYACYLHARATAGWKGRKAAYLALFAFGCWIWNYYGVNIFISGKHSYAGV, encoded by the coding sequence GTGAATCTCGCCGCCGCAACCAATGAGAACCTGGCGCACATCAGCAATGTGCTCGTCTATTCGTCGATGGCCGTCTACACCCTGGCCTTCTTCGCGCACATCGCGGAGTGGACCTTCGGCGCACGCAGCAAGGTGGGGCGTACCGCTGCCGCGCTGACGTCCACCGTCGCCGCGGCGCCCGCCCCGGTGGTCCAGGTGAGGAAGCAGGGCGGGGGCACCGGCGTACTGGACCGGCCGAAGATCATCACCCGGTCGGCGGTCGGCTCCCGTGACGTCCCCGACGGCCCCGGCGCGGCCGGCGGCACCGAGAAGGGCGACCTCTACGGGCGGATGGCGATCTCGCTGACCGTTCTGGGCTTCCTGATCGAGGCGGGCGGTGTGGTCGCCCGCGCCACATCGGTGCAGCGGGCCCCGTGGGGCAACATGTACGAGTTCTCGCTGACCTTCTCCACGGTCGCGGTCGCGGCGTACCTGATCCTGCTGGTCCTGGGCAAGAACGTCCGCTGGATCGGCCTCGCCCTGGTCACCACGGTGCTGCTCGACCTCGGGGTCGCCACCACGGTGCTCTACACCAAGAGCGACCAGCTCGTCCCCGCACTGCACTCGTACTGGCTGTGGATCCACGTCTCGACCGCGATCATCTGCGGTGCGATGTTCTACATGGGCGCGGTCGGCACGCTGCTGTACCTCTTCAGGGACAACTACGAGGCGAAGCTGGCCCGTGGCGAGGAGCCCGGCGCCTTCGCCGAATCCGTGCTCTCCCGGCTGCCGTCTGCGGCCTCGCTCGACAAGTTCTCGTACCGCATCAATGCCGCGGTCTTCCCGCTCTGGACGTTCACGATCATCGCGGGTGCGATCTGGGCGGGAGACGCCTGGGGCCGCTACTGGGGCTGGGACCCCAAGGAGACCTGGTCGTTCATCACCTGGGTCGTCTACGCCTGCTATCTGCACGCCCGCGCGACGGCGGGATGGAAGGGCCGCAAGGCCGCCTACCTGGCTCTCTTCGCCTTCGGCTGCTGGATCTGGAACTACTACGGCGTCAACATCTTCATCTCGGGCAAGCACTCGTACGCGGGAGTCTGA
- the resB gene encoding cytochrome c biogenesis protein ResB, protein MSKTETTDAGNTAAAENAENEADLGAAGSQLSTAPREEPAAGLPAMGVIGWARWFWRQLTSMRIALLLLLLLSLGAIPGSLIPQASKDQGKVDDFKAKHDVVAPVYDKLGLFHVFSSVWFSAIYILLFISLIGCIVPRTWQFVGQLRGRPPGAPKRLTRLPAYTTWRTDSEPEAVREAALAMLRKRRFRAHVTGDAVASEKGFLRETGNLLFHIALIVLLVSFATGQLWKSEGGKLIVQGDGFSNTLTQYDDFTPGTLFDTDSLAPFSFTLDKFVGTYEHSGPNRGTPRRYEAQVTYSEGADGKEKKDVIKVNEPLEVDGSKVYLISHGYAPVVSVKDGRGKEVYRDAVPMLPLDSNATSTGAIKVMDGYRDAKGKKEQLGFNALFVPTYAGKGKGNMFSTYPGLDFPVMALSGLHGDLGVNAGFPQSVYQLNSKHMTPFKNSSGQKLAKLLLPGETMKLPNGAGSIQFVGVKQWASFQISHQPGNGFALAGALTAIAGLAGSLFIQRRRVWVRAVRGEDGVTVVEMAGLGRSESAKLPEELADLAATLHSMAPSAPDSAATAETAEGAEK, encoded by the coding sequence ATGAGCAAGACCGAAACGACGGACGCCGGGAACACGGCCGCAGCCGAGAACGCCGAGAACGAGGCCGATCTCGGAGCCGCCGGGTCCCAGTTGTCCACCGCTCCCAGGGAGGAGCCGGCGGCCGGCCTCCCCGCCATGGGCGTGATCGGGTGGGCCCGATGGTTCTGGCGGCAGCTGACCTCGATGCGGATCGCGCTGCTGCTCCTTCTGTTGCTGTCGCTCGGCGCCATCCCCGGTTCGCTGATCCCGCAGGCCAGCAAGGACCAGGGCAAGGTCGACGACTTCAAGGCCAAGCACGATGTGGTCGCGCCGGTCTACGACAAGCTCGGCCTCTTCCATGTCTTCAGCTCGGTGTGGTTCTCCGCGATCTACATCCTGCTCTTCATCTCCCTCATCGGCTGCATCGTGCCGCGCACCTGGCAGTTCGTCGGCCAGCTGCGCGGGCGGCCGCCGGGCGCGCCCAAGCGGCTGACCCGGCTGCCCGCGTACACGACCTGGCGTACGGACTCCGAGCCGGAGGCCGTACGGGAGGCCGCGCTGGCGATGCTCAGGAAGCGCCGCTTCCGTGCGCACGTCACGGGCGACGCCGTCGCATCCGAGAAGGGCTTCCTGCGCGAGACCGGGAACCTGCTCTTCCACATCGCGCTGATCGTGCTGCTGGTCTCCTTCGCCACCGGGCAGCTGTGGAAGTCCGAGGGCGGCAAGCTGATCGTCCAGGGTGACGGCTTCTCCAACACGCTCACCCAGTACGACGACTTCACACCCGGCACGCTCTTCGACACCGACAGCCTCGCCCCGTTCAGCTTCACCCTGGACAAGTTCGTCGGGACGTACGAGCACAGCGGCCCCAACCGCGGTACCCCGCGGCGGTACGAGGCGCAGGTCACGTACTCCGAAGGTGCCGACGGCAAGGAGAAGAAGGACGTCATCAAGGTCAACGAGCCGCTCGAGGTCGACGGCTCGAAGGTCTATCTGATCTCGCACGGCTACGCCCCCGTCGTCTCCGTCAAGGACGGGCGCGGCAAGGAGGTGTACCGCGACGCGGTGCCGATGCTGCCGCTCGACTCCAACGCCACATCGACCGGTGCGATCAAGGTCATGGACGGCTACCGGGACGCCAAGGGCAAGAAGGAGCAGCTCGGCTTCAACGCGCTGTTCGTGCCGACGTACGCCGGCAAGGGCAAGGGCAACATGTTCTCCACCTACCCGGGCCTGGACTTCCCGGTGATGGCGTTGTCCGGTCTGCACGGCGACCTCGGGGTCAATGCCGGGTTCCCGCAGAGCGTGTACCAGCTGAACTCCAAGCACATGACGCCGTTCAAAAACAGCTCGGGCCAGAAGCTCGCGAAGCTGCTGCTGCCCGGCGAGACGATGAAGCTGCCGAACGGCGCGGGGTCCATCCAGTTCGTCGGCGTCAAGCAGTGGGCCAGCTTCCAGATCTCGCACCAGCCCGGCAACGGCTTCGCGCTGGCCGGTGCGCTGACGGCCATCGCCGGCCTCGCCGGATCGCTGTTCATCCAGCGCCGGCGGGTCTGGGTCCGAGCCGTGCGAGGAGAGGACGGGGTCACCGTCGTCGAGATGGCGGGGCTGGGGCGGAGCGAGTCCGCGAAGCTCCCCGAGGAGCTGGCCGACCTCGCCGCAACGCTTCATTCCATGGCGCCGTCGGCGCCTGATTCCGCAGCAACCGCAGAAACTGCCGAAGGGGCCGAGAAGTGA
- a CDS encoding cytochrome c biogenesis CcdA family protein: MAFAAAAAVSGQNDTVLDGALLVALPIAVLGGLVSFFSPCVLPLVPGYLSYVTGVSGSDLAQARRGRMAAGASLFILGFTAVFVSGGALFGYFGSTLQEYRDTISKVLGVLMILLGLFFMGLMPWLTQREFRLHKRPVTGLAGAPLLGALFGVGWTPCLGPTLTSVNALALEQATAGRGAILTVAYCLGLGLPFVLAAVAFRKALGAFGWVKQHYAWVMRIGGIMMIATGVLLVTGAWDHIIQAMQGWTSGFTVGI, from the coding sequence ATCGCCTTCGCCGCCGCGGCCGCCGTCTCCGGCCAGAACGACACGGTCCTCGACGGAGCGCTGCTGGTCGCCCTGCCGATCGCCGTGCTCGGCGGGCTGGTCTCCTTCTTCTCGCCGTGCGTGCTGCCGCTGGTGCCCGGCTATCTGAGTTACGTCACCGGGGTGAGCGGCTCCGATCTCGCCCAGGCCAGACGCGGACGGATGGCCGCGGGCGCCAGTCTCTTCATCCTCGGGTTCACCGCCGTCTTCGTCTCCGGCGGTGCGCTCTTCGGCTACTTCGGCTCCACACTCCAGGAGTACCGGGACACCATCAGCAAGGTGCTCGGCGTCCTGATGATCCTGCTCGGGCTGTTCTTCATGGGGCTGATGCCCTGGCTGACCCAGCGCGAGTTCCGGCTGCACAAACGGCCGGTGACCGGCCTTGCCGGCGCTCCGCTGCTCGGCGCGCTGTTCGGTGTCGGCTGGACGCCCTGCCTGGGCCCGACGCTCACCTCGGTGAACGCCCTCGCCCTGGAGCAGGCGACCGCCGGCCGCGGGGCCATACTGACGGTCGCGTACTGCCTCGGTCTCGGGCTGCCGTTCGTGCTGGCGGCCGTGGCGTTCCGCAAGGCGCTCGGTGCGTTCGGCTGGGTCAAGCAGCACTACGCCTGGGTGATGCGTATCGGCGGGATCATGATGATCGCGACCGGGGTGCTGCTGGTCACCGGTGCGTGGGACCACATCATCCAGGCGATGCAGGGCTGGACAAGCGGCTTCACGGTGGGGATCTGA
- a CDS encoding TlpA family protein disulfide reductase has translation MALTRPLLRSSRIRRVAQLGTAVVACGLVLSACDSGQKVSSSKDSRYVTSSSGIVTVAKSSRQAAPDVSGTTVDGKKLDVGTADKGKIVVLNVWGSWCPPCRDETPHLVKVAKALKARGVEFVGINTRDASRGPAKAFESDYDVPYPSLYDPTGKLLLRFPKGNVNPQTVPSTVVVDRDGKIAARRTGGVDEEMLHKMIDPLIAER, from the coding sequence ATGGCTCTTACCCGCCCCCTCCTCCGCAGCAGCCGGATCCGACGCGTCGCCCAGCTGGGCACAGCCGTCGTCGCCTGCGGGCTTGTCCTGTCGGCGTGCGACTCCGGGCAAAAGGTGAGCAGCTCCAAGGACTCCCGGTATGTGACCAGTTCCAGCGGAATCGTCACGGTGGCCAAGAGCAGCCGGCAGGCGGCCCCTGACGTGTCGGGCACCACTGTCGACGGCAAGAAGCTCGATGTGGGGACGGCCGACAAGGGCAAGATCGTCGTACTGAACGTCTGGGGTTCCTGGTGCCCGCCCTGCCGCGATGAGACCCCTCATCTGGTGAAGGTCGCCAAGGCCCTGAAGGCCAGGGGTGTGGAGTTCGTCGGAATCAATACGCGTGACGCCTCGCGTGGCCCGGCAAAGGCATTCGAAAGCGATTACGACGTTCCGTATCCGAGCCTCTACGACCCGACCGGAAAGCTTCTTCTGCGTTTCCCCAAGGGCAACGTGAATCCGCAGACCGTTCCCTCGACCGTCGTTGTCGACCGCGACGGGAAGATCGCCGCGCGGAGGACCGGCGGTGTCGACGAGGAGATGCTGCACAAGATGATCGACCCGCTGATCGCGGAGAGGTGA
- a CDS encoding histidine phosphatase family protein: protein MSDSSSSSTGSDDEITVVHLMRHGEVHNPDGVLYGRKSGYHLSELGREMADRVAEHLASRDITHVVASPLERAQETATPVAKSHGLDLATDARLIEAANVFEGKTFGVGDGALRKPANWKHLTNPFRPSWGEPYVDQVVRMMGALNAARDAARGHEAVCISHQLPIWTVRSFVERRRLWHDPRKRQCTLASLTSFTYQGDRIVSVGYSEPARDLVPSHLLAGAKPVKGKAKAFGA from the coding sequence ATGAGTGACAGCAGTAGCTCCAGCACCGGCAGCGACGATGAGATCACCGTCGTCCATCTGATGCGCCACGGCGAGGTGCACAACCCCGACGGGGTGCTGTACGGGCGCAAGTCCGGATACCACCTCTCGGAGCTGGGCCGGGAGATGGCCGACCGGGTCGCCGAGCACCTGGCGAGCCGCGACATCACTCATGTCGTCGCGTCCCCGCTGGAACGCGCACAGGAGACCGCGACGCCGGTCGCCAAGTCGCACGGCCTGGACCTGGCGACCGACGCGCGTCTCATCGAGGCGGCGAACGTCTTCGAGGGCAAGACCTTCGGGGTCGGCGACGGCGCCCTGCGCAAGCCCGCCAACTGGAAGCACCTCACGAACCCTTTCCGGCCGTCCTGGGGCGAGCCGTATGTCGATCAGGTCGTGCGGATGATGGGCGCGCTGAACGCCGCGCGCGACGCGGCCCGCGGGCATGAGGCGGTCTGCATCAGCCATCAGCTGCCCATCTGGACCGTGCGGAGTTTCGTGGAGCGGCGCCGGCTCTGGCACGACCCCCGTAAACGGCAGTGCACGCTCGCTTCGCTGACGTCCTTCACGTACCAGGGTGACCGGATCGTTTCCGTCGGTTACTCGGAACCGGCAAGGGACCTCGTGCCGTCACACCTTCTGGCAGGTGCGAAGCCTGTCAAGGGCAAAGCGAAGGCTTTTGGTGCATAG